A DNA window from Ctenopharyngodon idella isolate HZGC_01 chromosome 10, HZGC01, whole genome shotgun sequence contains the following coding sequences:
- the hapln1b gene encoding hyaluronan and proteoglycan link protein 1: protein MTFLLFFLLVLSESRADNFDEAYSDLEHYRTIYISENGPRLSVDTAQPKVISQRGGNATLPCKFNRDPSSAPNPKLRIKWTKMTSDYLKEIDVFVAMGFHKKSYGRFHGRVHLQAASENDASLVITEITLEDYGKYKCEVIDGLEDDTAVVSLDLQGIVFPYFPRLGRYNLNFPDAEKACRDQDAIVASFDQLYDAWRDGLDWCNAGWLSDGSVQYPITKPREPCGGKNTIPGVRNYGMRDKQKDRYDVFCFTSNYKGRFYYLIHPSKLTYNEAVQACQKDGAQIAKVGQMYAAWKLLGYDRCDAGWLADGSVRYPISKPRRRCSPTEAAVRFSGFPDKKHKLYGVYCYKSNN, encoded by the exons ATGACCTTCCTGCTTTTTTTCCTCTTGGTCCTCTCCGAGAGCCGAGCTGACAACTTTGATGAGGCATACAGTGACCTGGAGCACTACAGGACCATATACATCTCAG aaaatggccccCGACTCTCAGTGGACACAGCTCAACCCAAAGTAATCTCACAACGTGGAGGCAACGCCACACTGCCATGCAAGTTCAACCGGGATCCCTCGTCTGCACCAAATCCCAAACTGAGGATTAAATGGACTAAAATGACTTCAGACTATCTTAAGGAAATCGATGTTTTCGTAGCTATGGGCTTCCACAAAAAGAGCTATGGTCGATTCCATGGCCGCGTGCACCTTCAGGCTGCCAGCGAGAATGATGCCTCACTGGTTATCACTGAGATCACTCtagaggattatgggaaatatAAGTGTGAAGTCATTGATGGCTTGGAGGATGATACAGCAGTTGTATCCCTTGACCTGCAAG GTATTGTGTTTCCGTATTTTCCTCGACTGGGTCGTTACAACCTGAACTTCCCTGATGCTGAGAAAGCTTGCAGAGACCAGGATGCCATTGTGGCATCTTTCGACCAGCTGTACGATGCCTGGAGAGACGGGTTGGATTGGTGCAATGCAGGGTGGCTCAGTGACGGGTCGGTGCAATACCCCATCACCAAACCCAGAGAGCCATGTGGAGGCAAAAACACCATTCCCGGTGTGCGGAATTATGGGATGCGTGACAAGCAAAAAGATAGATATGATGTCTTCTGTTTCACCTCTAACTACAAAG GACGTTTCTATTATTTGATACACCCTTCCAAGCTTACGTATAACGAGGCAGTGCAGGCATGTCAAAAGGATGGCGCTCAGATTGCCAAAGTCGGTCAGATGTACGCAGCATGGAAGCTGCTGGGCTACGACCGCTGCGATGCAGGCTGGCTGGCAGACGGTAGTGTACGGTACCCGATCTCAAAACCACGCAGGCGCTGCAGTCCCACAGAGGCCGCCGTACGCTTCTCTGGATT